In Chitinophaga oryzae, the sequence CGGTGCGGCCGTTGCTGGTACGCAACACCGGTGCGGCGTCCAGGGCGATAAGCCGCCTGAAGGTGAGTTCCCAGGCGAAAGGGACGATCTCCACCGGTAACGGAAAACGTCCCAGGTGTTTCACCACTTTGGACTCGTCCGTGATCACGATCATCTCCGCTGAAGCAGCGGCCACGATCTTCTCGCGCAACAACGCTCCTCCCCCTCCTTTGATCAGCCGCAGGTGTTCGTCCACCTCATCAGCACCGTCAATGTCCAGGTCTATCCTGTCTATCTCGCTGAACGGAATAATGGGAATACCCTGCTTACGGGCCAGCTGCTCAGACTCTTCGGAGGTGGCGACCGCCCTCAGCGGCATACCGCCACTCACCATCTCGCCTATACGCATAATGGCATAATAAGCGGTACTTCCGGTGCCCAGCCCGATGGTCATATTCGGTTTGATGTATTCGGTGGCTTTCTCGCCCGCGGCCTTTTTGGCCAGGTCCTGTTGTTGCATGCAACAAATATAAGGAATCAGAGGGAAGACAAAACCTCGTCCAGGTGCGCCAGCAAAGCATCGGTATTCGCCTTGTTGAACACCATCGGCGGCTTTATCTTCAGCACATTGTGCAACGGACCGTCTGTGCTCAGCAGGAAACCGCGTTGTTTCATGGCTTCCACCACCACATCTATCTCCGGCACGGCCGGTTCCAGCGTATTACGATCGCGCACCAGCTCCGCCCCGATGAAGAAGCCATGCCCGCGCACGTCTCCGATGATAGCGTGTTTTTCTTTCAGCCGGCGCAAGCCTTCCATGAAGTAGTTGCCGGTCACCCGTGCATGCTCCTGCAGGCCTTCTTCCCGGATCACGTTCAGCACCGCCAGCCCTGTGGCCATCGATACGGGGTTGCCGCCGAACGTGTTGAAGTATTCCATGCCATTGTTGAACGCATCTGCGATAGCGCGGGTCGTTACTACGGCTGCCAGCGGATGCCCGTTGCCGATCGGCTTCCCGAGCACCACGATATCCGGCGTCACTTCCTGCAGCTCGAAGCCCCAGAAGGCATCGCCCACACGGCCGAAGCCTACCTGCACTTCGTCGGCGATACATACGCCGCCGGCAGCTCTTACCGCAGCATACACCGCTTTCAGGTAACCCGGGGGCAGCGGTATCTGTCCGCCTACGCCCAGCAGCGTTTCGCAGATATAAGCAGCCACGCCTCTGCCCTGCTCCTTCAGGCCTTCAATAATTTTGGATACATCAGCTGCATATTTTTCTCCTGCCTGCGGATCGTCTGCCCGGTAAGGGCCGCGGTACATATCAGGATTGAGCGCCTTATGGGTATGCTCCGGTTTACCGAAACCGCCTTTCCCGTCAAACTTGTACGGGCTCAGCTCCATGGCGACGGTGGAAGTACCGTGATAGGCGTGGTCCAGCACGATCACATCTTTCTGTTGTGTATAATGGCGGCTCATACGGATAGCCAGGTCATTGGCTTCCGAGCCGGAGTTGGTAAAGTAACACACTTCCAGGGAAGGCGGCAGCGTAGCGATCAGCTGATTGGCGTAATCCACCAGGTGGTCGTGCAGGTAGCGGGTATTGGTATTGAGCCGCGCGGCCTGCTGCTGCAGGGCTTTCACCACCACAGGGTGGCAGTGTCCTACATGACAGGGATTGTTGACGCAGTCGATAAACGTACGGCCTTTATCATCGTAGAGGTATTGCAGCGCGCCGCGTACGATCTTCAGCGGCTCCTTATAGCTGATGCTCAGGTTACGGCCGATGTGCGCCCTGCGTTCGGCGAGCAGCGGCGTATAGTCTGCAGCGTTATCGATCACCGGCGGGAAGCCACAGGCGGTACGGAAAGCCTGCTGCATGGCGAGCGGGTTGATGGTGATCAGGTGGAAGAGCAGCTTCCAGGCGCCATTTTCGGTAATGAAATGAAACTCGTTGTCGCTGCCTGCCGCCGCTTTCTCCGCCGAGGTAGTCACGCTGATGCATAAACGTGCGGCAACCAGGTAGTACAGCAGGTCAGTTTCTTCCTGTGTCAGCGGATAGGCTTCATGGTATCCTTTTACTACGGCCACAGCAGCTTCCATAGGATCGGCGGCTTCCAGCATGGCGTAGGTACAGGCAATGGCCACATTGTTGACCAGCTGCGTGTACACCATATCGCCGAAGTCTATCAGGCCGCTCACGAGATCGTCCTGCACCAGTATATTATAGTCGTTGGCGTCGTTGTGAATATAAGCTTTGCGCAAC encodes:
- the rpiA gene encoding ribose-5-phosphate isomerase RpiA, which codes for MQQQDLAKKAAGEKATEYIKPNMTIGLGTGSTAYYAIMRIGEMVSGGMPLRAVATSEESEQLARKQGIPIIPFSEIDRIDLDIDGADEVDEHLRLIKGGGGALLREKIVAAASAEMIVITDESKVVKHLGRFPLPVEIVPFAWELTFRRLIALDAAPVLRTSNGRTVVTDNGNFILDCHYERIKDPVALHQQLNDIPGVVENGLFLHYASRVIIGYADGSVKSLSR
- a CDS encoding aminotransferase class III-fold pyridoxal phosphate-dependent enzyme is translated as MFYTFSATGVVKLLNEHYGLTVTAKELEGYDEANFYVKDEQGNAWICKIAGESQHPAFLDAQVRILEHLAQGATKGRFQQVVRNLNDEPVTRLAMPEELYYLRLYTWLEGQPVVTVKGTRDLYTSWGSFLGKMDKALENFSHPAMHREIRWDLAHALDARDQLPCIKDPEKKRLAAYFLLQFETEVLPLWHRLRKAYIHNDANDYNILVQDDLVSGLIDFGDMVYTQLVNNVAIACTYAMLEAADPMEAAVAVVKGYHEAYPLTQEETDLLYYLVAARLCISVTTSAEKAAAGSDNEFHFITENGAWKLLFHLITINPLAMQQAFRTACGFPPVIDNAADYTPLLAERRAHIGRNLSISYKEPLKIVRGALQYLYDDKGRTFIDCVNNPCHVGHCHPVVVKALQQQAARLNTNTRYLHDHLVDYANQLIATLPPSLEVCYFTNSGSEANDLAIRMSRHYTQQKDVIVLDHAYHGTSTVAMELSPYKFDGKGGFGKPEHTHKALNPDMYRGPYRADDPQAGEKYAADVSKIIEGLKEQGRGVAAYICETLLGVGGQIPLPPGYLKAVYAAVRAAGGVCIADEVQVGFGRVGDAFWGFELQEVTPDIVVLGKPIGNGHPLAAVVTTRAIADAFNNGMEYFNTFGGNPVSMATGLAVLNVIREEGLQEHARVTGNYFMEGLRRLKEKHAIIGDVRGHGFFIGAELVRDRNTLEPAVPEIDVVVEAMKQRGFLLSTDGPLHNVLKIKPPMVFNKANTDALLAHLDEVLSSL